The Hemibagrus wyckioides isolate EC202008001 linkage group LG15, SWU_Hwy_1.0, whole genome shotgun sequence genome window below encodes:
- the zgc:153012 gene encoding TSC22 domain family protein 4 isoform X2: MSGGKKRSGFQITSVTSDVGESPASKIPVTQDLNDSPPPLCDGPRRDSAHSKDQTTPSTIVLNGPAFLLHTLSPTLLTQQSSSQPATPVTMRKQRSLDQAVTGGGVSRFRVVRLGQGLGEPYKRGRWTCVDVMEREPELHGVRRVMDSMRHAHSLESLETVGLGRPEGEGGVTLKSLKELRAGHMVHLQGSTHLMAHSGPPSPTHTETHLLSPPLHTPDTPRTRKIPPPLHLNMSGANKLRATRSQPTSPGPPASQDSLFHPSLTPIQTPSALALAQSMFGVGGAFGLVSDESGSSNSMIAIDNKIEQAMDLVKAHLMLAVREEVEVLREQIKELLERNAQLERENYILRALRENQ, encoded by the exons ATGAGTGGTGGTAAAAAGCGCAGCGGTTTCCAGATCACCAGCGTCACCTCAGATGTGGGAGAAAGCCCCGCCTCTAAAATCCCTGTCACACAGGATCTTAACGATTCACCTCCCCCACTTTGTGATGGGCCACGAAGAGACTCCGCCCATTCGAAGGACCAGACCACGCCCTCGACTATTGTACTGAACGGCCCTGCCTTTCTTCTTCACACGCTGAGCCCCACCCTTCTGACACAGCAGAGCTCCAGCCAACCAGCAACACCTGTTACTATGCGCAAACAGCGCTCGCTGGATCAGGCTGTCACTGGGGGCGGAGTCTCACGGTTCCGTGTGGTGCGACTGGGCCAGGGATTGGGTGAGCCGTACAAACGTGGACGCTGGAcctgtgtggatgtgatggagCGAGAACCGGAGCTACACGGGGTACGCCGTGTGATGGACAGCATGAGACATGCCCACTCACTGGAATCTTTAGAGACTGTGGGATTGGGCAGGCCTGAGGGAGAGGGCGGAGTCACACTGAAGTCTCTAAAAGAGTTACGGGCTGGTCACATGGTACACTTGCAGGGCTCCACCCACCTGATGGCACACAGTGGCCCACCGtcacccacccacacagagacacacctcCTGTCacccccactacacaccccGGACACACCCCGCACCCGCAAGATACCCCCACCTCTGCACCTCAACATGAGCGGGGCAAATaaa ctCCGTGCTACACGCTCCCAGCCGACCTCTCCTGGCCCCCCTGCGAGTCAAGATAGTTTGTTCCACCCATCGCTTACACCGATTCAGACCCCCTCAGCGCTTGCTTTGGCTCAGTCCATGTTTGGAGTGGGCGGGGCCTTTGGGCTGGTCAGTGATGAAAG TGGGTCCAGTAACAGCATGATTGCCATAGACAACAAGATTGAGCAAGCCATG gaCCTGGTGAAGGCACACCTGATGCTGGCTGTAAGGGAGGAGGTGGAGGTTCTGAGGGAACAGATAAAGGAGCTCTTAGAGAGAAACGCTCAactggagagagagaactaCATCCTCCGAGCTCTCAGGGAGAACCAGTGA
- the zgc:153012 gene encoding mucin-5AC isoform X1, with amino-acid sequence MFGSVKKMVSAFETRKQSRPPPPSLSSLCSSSQNPSHNQQSPSFSTTPSPVLKTLPCLSTTPEPVSSQTSRHAPSSCTLSHLVMSERCHDPDREMQDVVLRRGQEGRRIPRVRLRDSWPVGKLDCFERNFLSFVTVETKEPISCSKCPPEFNRSRLRPIHCKSTSITELNTTSTTGLNTTSTTGLNTTSTTGLNTTSTTRLNTTSTTGLNTTSTTGLNTTSTTGLITNPTKGLNTTSTTGLNTNSTKGLNTTSTTGLNTNSTKGLNTTSTTGLNATSTTGLNATSTTGLNTTSTTGLNTTSTTGLNTTSTTGLITTSTIGLNTTSTTGLITTSTTGLNATSTTGLNTTSTTRHHSTIGTNVSSTVSTTAKVTGGTYSRLTRETSSKLTIEANANANSPLSLGCHHPVLVSGANKSSFEPPGVPVYPKQVILGNAAAGTLSGERGQGKGNAVQHQLGLRPSDTTFFTLLLLLRSGSSNSMIAIDNKIEQAMDLVKAHLMLAVREEVEVLREQIKELLERNAQLERENYILRALRENQ; translated from the exons ATGTTTGGTAGCGTTAAAAAGATGGTGTCTGCATTTGAGACAAGAAAACAATCCCGTCCAccacctccatccctctcttcACTCTGTTCCTCCTCCCAAAATCCCTCCCACAACCAACAGAGCCCATCCTTTTCCACCACACCCAGTCCAGTTCTAAAAACACTCCCCTGTCTGTCCACCACACCTGAGCCCGTCTCCTCTCAGACCTCAAGACATGCCCCCTCGTCTTGTACGCTTTCACATCTGGTTATGAGTGAGAGATGCCATGATCCTGATAGAGAGATGCAGGATGTTGTGTTGAGAAGAGGTCAAGAAGGGCGGAGGATTCCACGTGTCAGGCTGCGTGATTCTTGGCCAGTAGGAAAGCTCGACTGCTTTGAACGGAACTTCCTCTCATTTGTCACAGTAGAAACAAAAGAACCAATCAGCTGTTCCAAATGTCCTCCAGAATTTAATAGAAGTAGACTGAGACCCATACACTGCAAATCCACCTCCATCACAGAactcaacaccacctccaccacaggactcaacaccacctccaccacagggctcaacaccacctccaccacagggctcaacaccacctccaccacaagGCTTAACACCACCTCAACCACAGGactcaacaccacctccaccacaggGCTTAACACCACCTCAACCACAGGACTCATCACCAACCCCACCAAAGGGctcaacaccacctccaccacagggctcaacaccaactccaccaAAGGGctcaacaccacctccaccacagggctcaacaccaactccaccaAAGGGctcaacaccacctccaccacaggACTCAACGCTACCTCCACCACAGGGCTCAATGCCACCTCCACCACAGGactcaacaccacctccaccacaggactcaacaccacctccaccacaggactcaacaccacctccaccacaggactcatcaccacctccaccatagGGCTTAataccacctccaccacagggctcatcaccacctccaccacaggGCTCAACGCCACCTCCACCACAGGGctcaacaccacctccaccacaagACATCACTCCACCATAGGGACTAATGTTAGCTCTACTGTAAGCACTACTGCTAAGGTCACTGGAGGAACTTACAGTCGTTTAACTAGAGAGACCAGTTCTAAGTTGACCATAgaggctaatgctaatgctaactcaCCGTTGTCTCTTGGATGTCATCATCCGGTTCTTGTTTCTGGTGCTAATAAAAGCTCATTTGAACCTCCTGGAGTTCCTGTCTATCCAAAACAAGTGATTCTGGGTAATGCTGCTGCTGGAACCCTGAGTGGGGAGAGGGGCCAGGGAAAGGGCAATGCAGTCCAACACCAGTTAGGACTCCGTCCCTCTGACACCACCTTTTTCACCCTGCTGCTGCTCTTACGCAG TGGGTCCAGTAACAGCATGATTGCCATAGACAACAAGATTGAGCAAGCCATG gaCCTGGTGAAGGCACACCTGATGCTGGCTGTAAGGGAGGAGGTGGAGGTTCTGAGGGAACAGATAAAGGAGCTCTTAGAGAGAAACGCTCAactggagagagagaactaCATCCTCCGAGCTCTCAGGGAGAACCAGTGA
- the ppp1r35 gene encoding protein phosphatase 1 regulatory subunit 35 produces MESALMQMIPPPLPLSPAPVPLQCPELDLSLTLTPERPGHPAGALKKGKTQTRPRQVRFAVSPDSSFDHSPVTMEMTQHHSNQSAAKKQHTKGKQGPHTGEQGGVSADSDGQLTEGAELNTTLALKAELQKLEEAEFNSQKAIQERLQNSTTVQECVRTRTAEGLNFPRSHHLYRALVSVSLSHDELISEALRDRPALAPPTTCHHIKSRSPPAEGPDPLFFYEPNCVVRETPLLPGNHIPLPHPRPAPRPAHMTFHLLQRHRQWEA; encoded by the exons ATGGAGAGTGCTCTGATGCAAATGATTCCGCCCCCGCTCCCTCTAAGCCCCGCCCCCGTACCCCTCCAGTGTCCAGAACTGGACCTGTCACTTACACTGACCCCAGAGAGACCGGGACACCCAGCAGGAGCTctgaagaaaggaaaaacacaGACACGGCCACGGCAG GTACGTTTCGCTGTGAGTCCTGACTCCTCCTTCGACCATTCtcctgttaccatggaaatgaCACAACATCACAGTAACCAATCAGCTGCTAAGAAACAACACACTAAAGGAAAACaag GTCCACACACAGGGGAACAGGGGGGCGTGTCTGCTGATAGTGATGGACAGCTGACAGAAGGGGCGGAGCTAAACACTACACTAGCCCTGAAGGCAGAGTTACAAAAGCTGGAGGAGGCAGAGTTTAACTCCCAAAAGGCCATACAGGAAAGACTGCAGAACTCCACTACTGTGCAGGAGTGTGTCAGAACCCGAACAGCTGAgg gTCTGAATTTTCCACGCTCTCATCATCTCTATCGCGCTCTTGTCAGCGTCAGTCTGTCACATGACGAGCTCATCTCTGAGGCCTTGCGTGATAGGCCAGCCTTAGCCCCGCCCACAACCTGCCACCACATAAAG tcccGGTCACCTCCAGCAGAAGGTCCTGACCCGCTTTTCTTCTACGAACCTAACTGCGTTGTCAGGGAAACGCCCCTGTTGCCAGGCAACCACATCCCTTTACCCCATCCACGTCCAGCCCCCAGACCTGCTCACATGACCTTTCACCTActtcagagacacagacagtggGAGGCATGA
- the LOC131365630 gene encoding growth hormone secretagogue receptor type 1-like isoform X1 — protein sequence MDITQEGSGSGWCAGCENENGSNYWDYSDYWAGMSSAFSHSELVAVTTLCVPLLVLGLMGNILTILVVWLRPQMRSTTYLYLSSMAMSDIMMLVLMPLDLYKLWWYRPWFLGDAVCKLSQFVSECCTFSSILHMTALGAERYVGVCFPLRARLLVTRGRVRVLIGALWGVAALSAGPVLVLVGAEPVEGNLTECRVTRWAESSGLMVAMLWLSNLYFIIPLTTLTMLYTLIARRLRQRRHVHRDHTHRQTLRMMVVIVCVFVVCWLPFHVARTLFCLSLNSSVQVYFLSQYLNLISFVLFYCSAAINPLLYNIMSSRYRDNVRALLRPRTRPLPAPSPSSTHF from the exons atGGATATAACACAGGAAGGTTCTGGTTCAGgttggtgtgctggttgtgaGAATGAGAATGGTTCAAATTATTGGGATTATTCGGATTACTGGGCTGGAATGTCTTCAGCCTTCAGCCATTCTGAACTGGTTGCCGTGACGACACTGTGTGTGCCACTGCTGGTGCTCGGCCTGATGGGTAATATTCTAACTATCCTGGTGGTGTGGCTCCGCCCCCAGATGAGAAGCACCACCTACCTATACCTGAGCAGCATGGCGATGTCGGATATAATGATGCTAGTGCTGATGCCACTCGACCTGTACAAG CTCTGGTGGTACCGCCCCTGGTTTCTTGGTGACGCTGTGTGTAAACTCTCGCAGTTCGTGAGCGAGTGTTGCACTTTCTCCTCCATCTTGCACATGACTGCGTTGGGGGCGGAGCGTTACGTGGGCGTGTGTTTCCCACTCAGAGCCCGCCTCCTGGTGACACGGGGGCGTGTCCGTGTACTGATTGGTGCACTGTGGGGCGTGGCTGCCTTGAGTGCGGGCCCTGTGCTGGTGCTTGTAGGGGCAGAGCCTGTAGAAGGTAATCTGACGGAGTGCCGTGTGACCCGGTGGGCAGAGTCTTCGGGGCTGATGGTGGCCATGTTGTGGCTCTCTAACCTGTATTTCATCATcccactgacaacactaacgaTGCTCTACACACTCATCGCCCGCCGACTACGCCAACGCAGACACGTCCATCGAGACCACACCCACCGCCAGACCCTAAGAATGATGG tggtgatagtgtgtgtgtttgtggtgtgttggtTGCCGTTTCATGTAGCTCGTACgttgttctgtctgtctctgaacTCCAGCGTTCAGGTCTATTTCCTCTCTCAGTATCTGAACCTCATTTCCTTCGTGCTGTTCTACTGCAGCGCCGCCATCAACCCACTACTCTACAACATCATGTCCTCCCGTTACCGTGACAACGTCCGCGCCCTACTCCGCCCACGCACCCGACCCCTGCCAGCCCCCTCCCCTTCCAGCACACACTTCTGA
- the LOC131365630 gene encoding growth hormone secretagogue receptor type 1-like isoform X2 produces MDITQEGSGSGWCAGCENENGSNYWDYSDYWAGMSSAFSHSELVAVTTLCVPLLVLGLMGNILTILVVWLRPQMRSTTYLYLSSMAMSDIMMLVLMPLDLYKLWWYRPWFLGDAVCKLSQFVSECCTFSSILHMTALGAERYVGVCFPLRARLLVTRGRVRVLIGALWGVAALSAGPVLVLVGAEPVEGNLTECRVTRWAESSGLMVAMLWLSNLYFIIPLTTLTMLYTLIARRLRQRRHVHRDHTHRQTLRMMAPPSTHYSTTSCPPVTVTTSAPYSAHAPDPCQPPPLPAHTSDHSVRV; encoded by the exons atGGATATAACACAGGAAGGTTCTGGTTCAGgttggtgtgctggttgtgaGAATGAGAATGGTTCAAATTATTGGGATTATTCGGATTACTGGGCTGGAATGTCTTCAGCCTTCAGCCATTCTGAACTGGTTGCCGTGACGACACTGTGTGTGCCACTGCTGGTGCTCGGCCTGATGGGTAATATTCTAACTATCCTGGTGGTGTGGCTCCGCCCCCAGATGAGAAGCACCACCTACCTATACCTGAGCAGCATGGCGATGTCGGATATAATGATGCTAGTGCTGATGCCACTCGACCTGTACAAG CTCTGGTGGTACCGCCCCTGGTTTCTTGGTGACGCTGTGTGTAAACTCTCGCAGTTCGTGAGCGAGTGTTGCACTTTCTCCTCCATCTTGCACATGACTGCGTTGGGGGCGGAGCGTTACGTGGGCGTGTGTTTCCCACTCAGAGCCCGCCTCCTGGTGACACGGGGGCGTGTCCGTGTACTGATTGGTGCACTGTGGGGCGTGGCTGCCTTGAGTGCGGGCCCTGTGCTGGTGCTTGTAGGGGCAGAGCCTGTAGAAGGTAATCTGACGGAGTGCCGTGTGACCCGGTGGGCAGAGTCTTCGGGGCTGATGGTGGCCATGTTGTGGCTCTCTAACCTGTATTTCATCATcccactgacaacactaacgaTGCTCTACACACTCATCGCCCGCCGACTACGCCAACGCAGACACGTCCATCGAGACCACACCCACCGCCAGACCCTAAGAATGATGG CGCCGCCATCAACCCACTACTCTACAACATCATGTCCTCCCGTTACCGTGACAACGTCCGCGCCCTACTCCGCCCACGCACCCGACCCCTGCCAGCCCCCTCCCCTTCCAGCACACACTTCTGACCactctgtgcgtgtgtga